Proteins from one Vicugna pacos chromosome 25, VicPac4, whole genome shotgun sequence genomic window:
- the LOC140689085 gene encoding olfactory receptor 2T12-like — protein MAIASLMGNALMLLLIHLDSWLHRPMYFLLSQLSLMDLMLVCTIVPKMAADYLTCNKVISSTGCGLQIFVSLTLDGGEGFLLAAMSYDRYVAVCHPLRYTVLLSRRLCLQMTLASWFLGAADGLMQAAAILSFPFCGAREIDHFFCEAPMLVRLACADTSVFEDVMYMCCVLMLLVPLSLILTSYGLILAAVLQMRSNEARKKACATCSSHLSVVGLFYGAAIFIYMRPKSYRSANHDKVVSTFYTIFTPVLNPLIYSLRNSEVKEALKKWLGKCTNIRCQQT, from the coding sequence ATGGCCATTGCTTCCTTGATGGGCAACGCCCTCATGCTTCTCCTGATTCACCTGGACTCCTGGCTCCACAGGCCCATGTACTTCCTCCTGAGCCAACTCTCCCTCATGGACCTGATGCTGGTGTGCACCATCGTGCCCAAAATGGCTGCTGACTACCTGACCTGCAACAAAGTCATCTCCTCTACTGGCTGTGGGTTGCAGATCTTTGTCTCGCTCACACTGGATGGTGGCGAGGGTTTCCTCTTAGCAGCCATgtcctatgaccgctatgtggctGTTTGCCACCCACTGAGATACACTGTACTCTTGAGCCGGCGATTATGTTTGCAGATGACTCTGGCATCTTGGTTCCTGGGGGCAGCTGATGGGCTCATGCAGGCTGCTGCCATCCTGAGCTTCCCATTTTGTGGTGCTCGTGAGATCGACCATTTCTTCTGCGAGGCCCCCATGCTGGTGCGTTTGGCTTGTGCTGACACGTCTGTCTTTGAGGACGTCATGTACATGTGCTGTGTGCTGATGCTCCTGGTCCCCCTTTCCCTCATCCTGACTTCCTATGGCCTCATCCTCGCTGCCGTTCTCCAGATGCGTTCTAACGAAGCCCGCAAGAAGGCTTGTGCCACCTGCTCCTCACATCTGTCCGTGGTGGGACTCTTTTATGGAGCTGCCATTTTTATCTACATGAGACCCAAATCCTACAGGTCAGCGAACCACGATAaggtggtgtcaacattctatacGATCTTCACCCCTGTGCTGAACCCCCTCATCTACAGTCTGAGGAACAGTGAGGTCAAGGAAGCCTTGAAAAAGTGGCTGGGAAAGTGTACAAATATCAGATGCCAGCAGACTTAG
- the LOC102528686 gene encoding olfactory receptor 2M4-like codes for MVWRNQSFDFDFILLGIFNHSPTHIFLFSLVLGIFSVAFVGNTAMVLLIHLDTQLHTPMYFLLSQLSLMDLMLISTTVPKMAFNYLSGSKLLSLAGCGTQIFFYVSLLGAECFLLAVMAYDRYVAICHPLRYTILMNPKLCVLMTVSSWVLGSLDGIIVLAATLSFSYCSSLEIHHFFCDVAALLPLSCTDTATFERLLFICCVVMLVFPVSVIVGSYSRVLGAVIGMGSEERRRRAFTTCSSHLSVVGLYYGAAMFMYMRPASNHTPAQDKMVSAFYTILTPMLNPLIYSLRNKEVARGFQKLLKRRKLI; via the coding sequence ATGGTTTGGAGAAACCAGAGCTTCGATTTTGACTTCATCCTGTTAGGAATCTTCAATCACAGCCCCACCCacatcttcctcttctctctggtCTTGGGCATCTTCTCAGTGGCCTTCGTGGGAAATACTGCCATGGTTCTCCTCATCCACCTGGACACCCAgctccacacccccatgtacttcctGCTCAGCCAGCTCTCCCTCATGGACCTGATGCTTATCTCTACCACTGTCCCCAAGATGGCCTTCAACTACCTGTCTGGCAGCAAACTCCTCTCTCTAGCAGGTTGTGGAACTCAGATCTTTTTCTACGTTTCCCTGCTTGGAGCTGAATGTTTCCTGCTGGCTgtcatggcctatgaccgctatgtggctATATGCCACCCTCTTCGATACACTATTCTAATGAATCCGAAACTCTGTGTCCTCATGACCGTTTCTTCCTGGGTCTTGGGCTCTCTTGATGGCATCATTGTGCTCGCAGCCACCCTCTCATTCTCATACTGCAGCTCCCTGGAGATCCATCACTTTTTCTGTGACGTTGCTGCCCTGTTACCGCTGTCTTGTACAGACACCGCTACGTTTGAAAGACTGCTTTTCATCTGCTGTGTGGTGATGCTAGTCTTTCCGGTCTCTGTGATTGTTGGTTCCTATTCACGAGTCCTTGGAGCTGTCATTGGCATGGGCTCTGAGGAACGTCGCCGCAGAGCCTTCACCACCTGCTCCTCCCATTTGTCTGTGGTTGGACTCTATTACGGTGCTGCCATGTTTATGTACATGAGACCAGCTTCCAACCACACACCAGCCCAGGATAAGATGGTCTCAGCCTTTTACACAATCCTCACTCCCATGCTAAACCCTCTCATCTACAGTCTTCGCAACAAAGAAGTAGCCAGGGGATTTCAGAAACTgctgaagagaagaaaattaatataa